A genomic stretch from Camelus ferus isolate YT-003-E chromosome 17, BCGSAC_Cfer_1.0, whole genome shotgun sequence includes:
- the LOC102516896 gene encoding IQ domain-containing protein F5, giving the protein MKDQNPFLAQAGAEVGGECSLTVSSFSLQPPPPVKKPPPDKELQAIKIQAWWRGALVRRTLLHAALRACIIQWWWKQKLAELLEKRRRAALEQYAQQIWAVVKLQSLVRMWRIRLRYCRLLNAVRIIQVYWRWHNCHTRGFFQGSYELTASQLELELEIFLGSQICRITDCIPFPIKN; this is encoded by the coding sequence ATGAAGGATCAGAACCCTTTTCTAGCTCAGGCTGGGGCTGAGGTGGGTGGGGAATGTTCTCTGActgtctcttcattttccttgcaGCCCCCCCCACCAGTGAAAAAGCCACCCCCTGACAAAGAGCTGCAAGCAATAAAGATCCAGGCCTGGTGGCGGGGCGCCCTGGTGCGCAGGACGCTGCTGCATGCGGCGCTCAGGGCGTGTATCATTCAGTGGTGGTGGAAGCAGAAGCTGGCAGAGCTGCTGGAGAAGAGGCGGCGGGCTGCACTGGAGCAGTATGCGCAGCAAATATGGGCAGTGGTCAAACTACAGTCCTTGGTCCGCATGTGGCGCATCCGCCTCCGTTACTGCCGTTTGCTCAACGCTGTTCGCATCATCCAGGTCTACTGGCGCTGGCATAATTGCCATACCCGTGGCTTTTTCCAGGGCAGCTATGAACTCACAGCGAGCCAGCTGGAACTTGAGCTTGAGATCTTTCTGGGTTCACAGATCTGTCGAATTACAGACTGCATCCCTTTCCCAATAAAGAACTGA